From the Actinomadura luzonensis genome, the window GTCTACGCGAGCATGCCGGAGGCGCTGGCCGAGACCGACGTGGACGTCTACGAGGTGCCGCAGCCGCCCACGCCCGTGCCCCGGCACATGCCCGCGCTGCGCACCGTGCCGAAGTCGGTGAACGGCGGCGGCGACCGGCCGCTCCCGCGCCGCAAGCCGGAGCCCCGCGAGGCTGGCGCGCCGCCGCTGTCGCTGGTCATGGACCGCTCGCGCCACCTGCGCGAGCAGACGCTCCGCCAGCGCTACACGCTGACCCGCCAGTTGCTGGAGGCCGGCGAGTCCCGGCTGCTGCTGCAGTCGGCGCGCGAGCGCTGCTCGGCCAGCCTGGCCGCGCTGCGCACCAATCGCGCCGTCATCCTGACGGCGATCTCGGGCGCACCGGCAGCCCCGCTCACGAAGAATGCCGCCGGCACGCATGACGACGGCATTACCGGACAGGGAAGGAGGTATGCGGACGGCAGGGCGTGACCTCGTCGTCGTCGCCGCCAGTGCCGGCGGCGTCGACCCACTGCGCAACCTGCTCGCGGGCCTGCCCGGCGACCTGCCCGCGGCCGTGCTCGTGGTCCTGCACGTCCCGCCGCACAGCAAGAGCGTGCTGGCCGGCATCCTCGACCGGGCGGGCCCCCTGCCCGCCGCCCCCGCGCTGGACGGGGAGCAGATCCGGCCGGGCCGCGTCTACGTCGCCCGCCCCGACCACCACCTGCTGGTCCAGGACGGCCGGATCCGGCTGTCGCGCGGCCCCCAGCACAACGGGCACCGCCCGGCCGCCGACGCGCTGTTCCTGAGCGCCGCGCTCGACGCGGGCCCGCACGT encodes:
- a CDS encoding STAS domain-containing protein, giving the protein MQLSVRLVPVGETTLVVALTGELDSTTRPVLAAFLDPLPQSRVKYVVVAAADLWFCDLNGLEQLAITHRAMQAKGGYLAVAEAKQPLRRLIALMAEHAQPAIPVYASMPEALAETDVDVYEVPQPPTPVPRHMPALRTVPKSVNGGGDRPLPRRKPEPREAGAPPLSLVMDRSRHLREQTLRQRYTLTRQLLEAGESRLLLQSARERCSASLAALRTNRAVILTAISGAPAAPLTKNAAGTHDDGITGQGRRYADGRA